In the Oreochromis aureus strain Israel breed Guangdong linkage group 14, ZZ_aureus, whole genome shotgun sequence genome, one interval contains:
- the tpst1 gene encoding protein-tyrosine sulfotransferase 1 isoform X1: MIGKLKQNLLVACLVISSVTVFYLGRHAMECHHRIEEYSQPGGILPLSGLGGSMRTTLRTGQNLSTPFIYNKDMPLIFIGGVPRSGTTLMRAMLDAHPEVRCGEETRVIPRILAMKQMWSRSGREKMRLDEAGVTDEVLDAAMQAFLLEIIVKHGEPASFLCNKDPFALKSLSYLAKIFPRAKFVLMIRDGRASVHSMISRKVTIAGFDLGSYRDCLTKWNRAIETMYTQCLDAADKCLPMHYEQLVLHPEKWMRTLLKFLDIPWNNAVLHHEELIGKAGGVSLSKVERSTDQVIKPVNVEALSKWVGKIPADVVRDMAVIAPMLSRLGYDPHANPPNYGQPDPKVLDNTRRVYKGEFQLPDFLKEQPQIQKAAERPNPS; the protein is encoded by the exons ATGATTGGCAAGCTGAAACAGAACTTGCTGGTGGCCTGTCTGGTCATCAGCTCGGTCACAGTTTTCTACTTAGGCCGCCATGCAATGGAGTGTCATCATCGCATCGAGGAATACAGCCAGCCAGGAGgaatcctgcctctctctggGCTGGGAGGCAGCATGCGGACCACCTTACGGACAGGCCAGAACCTCAGCACGCCGTTCATTTACAACAAAGACATGCCGCTCATTTTCATCGGTGGCGTACCCCGTAGCGGGACCACACTAATGCGAGCTATGCTGGACGCCCACCCCGAGGTCCGCTGTGGTGAGGAAACTCGCGTCATCCCACGCATCCTGGCCATGAAACAGATGTGGAGCCGCTCGGGTCGGGAGAAGATGCGCCTGGACGAGGCTGGCGTGACTGACGAGGTGCTGGACGCCGCCATGCAGGCCTTCCTGCTGGAAATAATCGTCAAACACGGCGAGCCCGCCAGCTTTCTGTGCAACAAGGACCCATTTGCACTGAAATCTCTTTCCTACCTGGCCAAAATATTTCCCCGTGCCAAGTTTGTGCTCATGATTAGAGACGGTCGGGCTTCGGTCCATTCCATGATCTCGCGAAAGGTGACCATTGCCGGGTTTGACTTGGGGAGCTACAGGGACTGCCTGACCAAGTGGAACCGGGCCATAGAGACGATGTACACTCAGTGCCTGGACGCTGCAGACAAATGCCTGCCTATGCACTATGAACAATTGGTCCTGCATCCTGAAAAATGGATGAGGACACTGCTGAAGTTCCTTGATATTCCCTGGAATAATGCCGTTCTCCACCACGAGGAGCTCATAGGGAAAGCTGGAGGAGTGTCCCTCTCCAA gGTGGAGAGGTCCACAGACCAGGTCATCAAGCCAGTTAATGTGGAGGCCTTGTCCAAGTGGGTGGGAAAGATCCCAGCTGATGTGGTGAGGGACATGGCCGTCATCGCCCCTATGCTGTCCAGGCTAGGCTATGACCCACATGCCAATCCCCCAAACTATGGCCAACCTGACCCCAAAGTGCTGGACAACACTAGAAGG
- the tpst1 gene encoding protein-tyrosine sulfotransferase 1 isoform X2, producing MIGKLKQNLLVACLVISSVTVFYLGRHAMECHHRIEEYSQPGGILPLSGLGGSMRTTLRTGQNLSTPFIYNKDMPLIFIGGVPRSGTTLMRAMLDAHPEVRCGEETRVIPRILAMKQMWSRSGREKMRLDEAGVTDEVLDAAMQAFLLEIIVKHGEPASFLCNKDPFALKSLSYLAKIFPRAKFVLMIRDGRASVHSMISRKVTIAGFDLGSYRDCLTKWNRAIETMYTQCLDAADKCLPMHYEQLVLHPEKWMRTLLKFLDIPWNNAVLHHEELIGKAGGVSLSKVERSTDQVIKPVNVEALSKWVGKIPADVVRDMAVIAPMLSRLGYDPHANPPNYGQPDPKVLDNTRRIQKAAERPNPS from the exons ATGATTGGCAAGCTGAAACAGAACTTGCTGGTGGCCTGTCTGGTCATCAGCTCGGTCACAGTTTTCTACTTAGGCCGCCATGCAATGGAGTGTCATCATCGCATCGAGGAATACAGCCAGCCAGGAGgaatcctgcctctctctggGCTGGGAGGCAGCATGCGGACCACCTTACGGACAGGCCAGAACCTCAGCACGCCGTTCATTTACAACAAAGACATGCCGCTCATTTTCATCGGTGGCGTACCCCGTAGCGGGACCACACTAATGCGAGCTATGCTGGACGCCCACCCCGAGGTCCGCTGTGGTGAGGAAACTCGCGTCATCCCACGCATCCTGGCCATGAAACAGATGTGGAGCCGCTCGGGTCGGGAGAAGATGCGCCTGGACGAGGCTGGCGTGACTGACGAGGTGCTGGACGCCGCCATGCAGGCCTTCCTGCTGGAAATAATCGTCAAACACGGCGAGCCCGCCAGCTTTCTGTGCAACAAGGACCCATTTGCACTGAAATCTCTTTCCTACCTGGCCAAAATATTTCCCCGTGCCAAGTTTGTGCTCATGATTAGAGACGGTCGGGCTTCGGTCCATTCCATGATCTCGCGAAAGGTGACCATTGCCGGGTTTGACTTGGGGAGCTACAGGGACTGCCTGACCAAGTGGAACCGGGCCATAGAGACGATGTACACTCAGTGCCTGGACGCTGCAGACAAATGCCTGCCTATGCACTATGAACAATTGGTCCTGCATCCTGAAAAATGGATGAGGACACTGCTGAAGTTCCTTGATATTCCCTGGAATAATGCCGTTCTCCACCACGAGGAGCTCATAGGGAAAGCTGGAGGAGTGTCCCTCTCCAA gGTGGAGAGGTCCACAGACCAGGTCATCAAGCCAGTTAATGTGGAGGCCTTGTCCAAGTGGGTGGGAAAGATCCCAGCTGATGTGGTGAGGGACATGGCCGTCATCGCCCCTATGCTGTCCAGGCTAGGCTATGACCCACATGCCAATCCCCCAAACTATGGCCAACCTGACCCCAAAGTGCTGGACAACACTAGAAGG